In one Tessaracoccus palaemonis genomic region, the following are encoded:
- a CDS encoding MBL fold metallo-hydrolase, with the protein MSMTWTPVTERVLVTRLEPHRVNSTLVVGDDAALLVDAGNTPAQGAELIASAAERAGVPVTHVILTHAHEDHYGGLNGMGEVESLAHENLTAVPVTRTFSMAVSVDLGNQRVEALHFGEAHTRSDVVVFVPGENVVIAGDLLEEGADIQVDETTNLSNWPTFLDGVLGATNATTRFVPGHGDVVDRDFAFIARAEISMLYGQTEMLIQQGTALEDAAAATEWPFSPETLAVALPKAYAELAAKGITPRKQLPIFGL; encoded by the coding sequence ATGTCGATGACCTGGACCCCCGTTACCGAACGCGTGCTCGTGACCCGCCTCGAGCCCCACCGAGTGAACTCGACGCTGGTGGTCGGCGACGACGCCGCGCTGCTCGTGGATGCCGGGAACACGCCCGCGCAGGGGGCGGAGCTGATCGCGTCGGCCGCGGAGCGAGCAGGGGTGCCCGTCACGCACGTGATCCTCACGCACGCACACGAGGACCACTACGGCGGCCTCAACGGCATGGGAGAGGTCGAGTCGCTGGCCCACGAGAACCTGACGGCAGTGCCGGTGACCCGCACCTTCTCGATGGCCGTCTCGGTGGACCTGGGCAACCAGCGGGTCGAGGCGCTGCACTTCGGCGAGGCGCACACCCGCAGCGACGTCGTCGTGTTCGTTCCTGGCGAAAACGTGGTGATCGCCGGGGACCTGCTCGAGGAGGGCGCGGACATCCAGGTCGACGAGACCACCAACCTGAGCAACTGGCCGACGTTCCTCGACGGGGTGCTGGGCGCCACGAACGCGACCACGCGGTTCGTGCCGGGCCATGGAGACGTCGTGGACCGGGACTTCGCCTTCATCGCCCGGGCCGAGATCTCGATGCTCTACGGGCAGACGGAGATGCTGATCCAGCAGGGCACCGCGCTGGAGGACGCGGCGGCCGCGACCGAGTGGCCCTTCTCGCCCGAGACGCTCGCCGTCGCGCTCCCCAAGGCGTACGCGGAGCTGGCCGCCAAGGGCATCACGCCGAGGAAACAGCTGCCGATCTTCGGCCTCTGA
- the araA gene encoding L-arabinose isomerase, which produces MENPYAGRKVWFFTGSQDLYGPEVLQQVEEQARQVVADLNASDEIPFEIEWRPTLKDRVAIQRAMVEANADESVVGVICWMHTFSPAKMWILGLDALAKPMLHLHTQANEALPWDTIDMDFMNLNQAAHGDREFGYIVSRLGKQRKIVVGHASHADVQHKVAVWARAATGWAELRTMKLARFGDNMRNVAVTEGDKTEAEHKLGVSINTWGVNEVVAAVEAVSDADVDALVATYEDLYDVAPELRKGGDRHESLRYGARQEIAMRGFLESVGAKGFTDTFEDLGGLRQLPGLAAQRLMADGYGFGAEGDWKTAILVRLAKVMGYGLPGGASLMEDYTYELTPGKQKILGAHMLEVCPSLTTSKPTLEIHPLGIGDREDPVRLVFNTDPGEAIVVAMSDLRDRFRLTANVVDVVEPDQPLPKLPVARAVWEPRPNLSTSAECWITAGAAHHTVMSTAAGLEHFEDFSDMADIELALIDENTTTRGFAAELRYNAAVRKFTDGLR; this is translated from the coding sequence CCGACCTCAACGCCTCCGACGAGATCCCCTTCGAGATCGAGTGGCGCCCGACCCTCAAGGACCGCGTCGCGATCCAGCGCGCCATGGTCGAGGCCAACGCCGACGAGTCCGTCGTGGGCGTCATCTGCTGGATGCACACGTTCAGCCCCGCCAAGATGTGGATCCTGGGCCTCGACGCCCTGGCCAAGCCCATGCTGCACCTCCACACGCAGGCCAACGAGGCCCTGCCGTGGGACACCATCGACATGGACTTCATGAACCTGAACCAGGCCGCCCACGGCGACCGCGAGTTCGGCTACATCGTCAGCCGGCTGGGCAAGCAGCGCAAGATCGTCGTCGGGCACGCCAGCCACGCCGACGTGCAGCACAAGGTAGCCGTCTGGGCGCGCGCCGCCACCGGCTGGGCCGAGCTGCGCACCATGAAGCTCGCACGCTTCGGCGACAACATGCGCAACGTCGCCGTCACCGAGGGCGACAAGACCGAGGCGGAGCACAAGCTCGGCGTCTCCATCAACACGTGGGGCGTCAACGAGGTTGTCGCCGCCGTCGAGGCCGTCTCCGACGCGGACGTCGATGCGCTGGTCGCCACCTATGAGGACCTCTACGACGTGGCCCCCGAGCTCCGCAAGGGCGGGGACCGTCACGAGTCGCTGCGCTACGGTGCGCGCCAGGAGATCGCGATGCGCGGCTTCCTCGAGTCGGTGGGAGCCAAGGGCTTCACCGACACCTTCGAGGACCTCGGCGGCCTGAGGCAGCTCCCCGGCCTGGCCGCGCAGCGCCTGATGGCCGACGGCTACGGCTTCGGCGCCGAGGGCGACTGGAAGACCGCCATCCTCGTGCGGCTGGCCAAGGTGATGGGCTACGGCCTGCCCGGCGGCGCCTCGCTGATGGAGGACTACACCTACGAGCTGACCCCCGGCAAGCAGAAGATCCTCGGCGCGCACATGCTCGAGGTCTGCCCGTCGCTGACCACCTCGAAGCCGACGCTGGAGATCCACCCGCTCGGCATCGGCGACCGCGAGGACCCTGTCCGCCTGGTCTTCAACACGGACCCGGGCGAGGCCATCGTCGTGGCCATGTCCGACCTGCGCGACCGCTTCCGCCTGACCGCCAACGTGGTCGACGTCGTCGAGCCCGACCAGCCGCTGCCCAAGCTGCCGGTCGCGCGCGCCGTCTGGGAGCCCCGCCCGAACCTGTCGACGTCCGCCGAGTGCTGGATCACCGCCGGCGCCGCGCACCACACCGTGATGTCGACCGCCGCGGGCCTCGAGCACTTCGAGGACTTCTCCGACATGGCCGACATCGAGCTGGCGCTGATCGACGAGAACACCACCACCCGTGGGTTCGCGGCCGAGCTGCGCTACAACGCCGCGGTGCGCAAGTTCACCGACGGCCTGCGCTGA